A region from the Andrena cerasifolii isolate SP2316 chromosome 11, iyAndCera1_principal, whole genome shotgun sequence genome encodes:
- the LOC143374552 gene encoding sphingomyelin phosphodiesterase isoform X6 → MQNQKWIVTHVFFLVFLFGTLETGIGSPVRDRSKREAEIAATNWTLLADEWFAARAKAAEELDVTILPFTDKLRDLPPTAESIIINGTSPDQLARFNYSRMLWDMETVQPSGHLSGFVDKALKLLDLRQVMMEVETSVMSKVSCSACKVGAGLLQHYIKSGKTDEEIINSIYQFCVSLNIQSPRVCRGVTLLFGGEVIYVLKQVNMGPTQICSFVIGDACDDTYNPLHEWEVAFPPVNKPPVKPPVPPQEGAPTFKVLHISDTHYDPYYQEGANADCNEPLCCRLTNGAPLTPAAGAGRWGDYRKCDTPKKTIDHMLKHIADTHSDIDYILWTGDLPPHDVWNQTQEENLKVLHESVTQLIEMFPGIPIFPSLGNHESAPVNSFAPPFVPKENGISWLYDALDKHWRRWLPAGVSHTVRRGAFYSVLVRPGFRILSVNMNYCNNKNWWLLINSTDPVSELQWLVYELQGAEMNGEKVHIIGHIPPGHSDCLKVWSRNYYHIINRYESTITAQFFGHTHYDEFQLFYDTADLGRALSIAYIGPSVTPYYDLNPGYRIYYVDGDHPKTTRLVVDHESWVMNLKEANLYDYPIWHKMYSARQAYQMSSLLPKDWDSLIDKMSNEPSLFDLYYKGETIPGCYILLCR, encoded by the exons GGAGTCCCGTCAGAGACAGATCGAAAAGGGAAGCGGAAATAGCTGCAACCAACTGGACGCTACTCGCCGACGAATGGTTCGCTGCCAGAGCAAAGGCCGCAGAAGAATTGGACGTCACCATTTTACCATTTACTGACAAACTTAGAGATTTACCACCGACCGCAGAATCGATCATTATAAATGGCACCAGTCCTGACCAACTAGCACGG TTTAATTATTCTCGCATGCTGTGGGACATGGAAACTGTACAGCCAAGTGGACATCTCTCGGGATTCGTGGATAAAGCTTTAAAATTATTAGACTTGAGACAAGTAATGATGGAAGTCGAGACGTCAGTGATGTCGAAAGTGTCCTGTTCAGCGTGCAAAGTTGGTGCGGGACTTCTTCAGCACTACATAAAGTCTGGCAAAACCGACGAAGAAATTATAAAcagtatttaccaattttgtgtatccctTAATATCCAAAGCCCTCGAGTATGTCGAGGAGTGACGTTACTTTTTGGG GGAGAAGTTATTTATGTCCTGAAGCAAGTGAATATGGGTCCAACGCAAATATGCAGTTTCGTAATTGGCGACGCTTGTGACGACACGTACAATCCACTGCACGAGTGGGAAGTGGCCTTCCCGCCAGTGAACAAACCACCTGTAAAACCTCCCGTACCGCCTCAAGAAGGTGCGCCGACCTTCAAAGTCCTTCATATCTCTGATACCCACTACGATCCTTACTACCAAGAGGGCGCAAATGCAGACTGTAATGAACCATTATGCTGCAGATTAACCAATGGAGCACCCCTGACTCCAGCCGCAGGTGCTGGCCGATGGGGTGACTACAGAAAATGCGACACGCCAAAAAAAACCATCGATCATATGCTCAAACATATCGCGGACACGCACTCT GATATAGATTACATACTGTGGACCGGTGACTTACCACCTCACGACGTGTGGAACCAAACGCAAGAGGAGAATCTGAAAGTTTTGCACGAATCAGTTACCCAGCTTATTGAAATGTTTCCGGGAATACCGATCTTTCCGTCTCTGGGAAATCACGAAAGTGCTCCTGTTAATAG TTTTGCACCACCATTCGTTCCAAAAGAAAATGGCATATCCTGGTTATACGATGCACTCGATAAACATTGGCGACGTTGGCTACCTGCAGGGGTTTCACACACTGTCCGCCGAGGTGCATTTTATTCCGTCCTGGTTCGTCCAGGTTTCCGGATTCTCTCTGTAAACATGAACTACTGCAATAACAAAAATTGGTGGCTCCTAATCAATAGCACGGATCCAGTAAGTGAATTGCAATGGCTCGTCTACGAGTTGCAAGGAGCTGAAATGAATGGTGAAAAAGTTCATATAATCGGGCATATACCACCTGGACACTCAGACTGTTTGAAAGTGTGGTCTAGAAATTACTATCACATCATCAATCG TTATGAGTCAACAATCACGGCCCAATTTTTTGGACACACCCACTACGACGAATTCCAGCTGTTTTATGATACCGCTGATCTTGGAAGAGCTCTCAGTATAGCTTACATCGGCCCATCGGTTACACCTTACTACGATCTTAATCCAGGATACAGAATATATTATGTCGATGGGGATCATCCCAAAACAACTAGA TTGGTTGTAGATCATGAGAGCTGGGTTATGAATCTGAAGGAAGCAAATCTGTATGATTACCCCATCTGGCATAAAATGTATAGTGCTCGACAGGCGTATCAAATGTCGTCACTCTTGCCTAAAGACTGGGATTCGTTAATAGATAAAATGAGCAATGAACCATCGCTCTTTGATCTTTATTACAA AGGCGAAACAATTCCTGGATGCTACATATTATTATGTAGGTAG